TTTTCCTTTTATGTATATGTTTAATGTTTAATGTTTAAtgtttaatgaaaagaatatttatatatcaaattaaaattaaaaaattagAAAGACAAAAAACAGAAAAACCAGCTCAAAGTTAGTGGGCAAGCATCACCCATGTATCATCTAACATATGCAAAGGTCAAAATAGTAAACGGCACCAAACTTTCGTGGCATCGCTTGTACATCTGCCAAGACTTGCACGCTGATATTTCTTTAATTGATTATTATAGTTTGCACCCTTCAACTTTGATGAACAACCAACTAGTCCCTTTCTTTGCGATGTAAGGATTCTTAAACCACCTATCATCATTTCATTTCTCACGAATATTTTACAATTATATATATGAGAACATTTAAATTAATCAGTAGATCATTATAGTGAATTAGATTAGACGATGAATGCTAAACAAGTCTTTGAACTTTTTTAGACTGGTTAAGTTATACAATAAGATACTACGTATtcattaattatcatttatgttaattAGATAACTTCATCATGAAAAATATGTTTAGAACAAACAAGAGAAACACAACAAATACTCCTTATGTAACTACCATCGATATAATTTAAGCACatgaattaataacaataatcattaaaaatatttttatctgcATAATCATAATATTCATGCAATTTAATACGGAGTATTTGATTGAAACTGTATTTAAAGTTGGATATTATGTATGAGTGATGATCCGTACACAACtatttttacacatacacaatTAAACATGCTTAACAGTGTTATACTGAACAACATCATAAAGCATATTTGATTGTTTATGGCTAAAATTTAATCGTGTACGGATCACTACTCCCCATTATGTATATcattatgtatatgcatatattgttTGGTAGCTTTTATAGTTTCTCTTGCGAAAGTTAATGAAAGGAATGTTTATTCTCGACATTTCTTAAACAAGTGTACATAGTTGAAAAATACCGTAAATCATTTACTCAGTATGTACTTTTTTGGAAAAATAATTTGAACTTAAAGGGGTAAAACATGAATTGTACAAAAGTTGAGGGTTGAAATACAAACAATACATAAATCTCTCCTTTAAAACCTCTTTTTTTTTCATCCTTGACACCACCACTCATCCTGTCAAACTCCTTTCACTTCATTTTCTCCACCTCTTCACTTCAATCTAGAGAGAGAAACCAAAATTCAAACAAAAAAACAATTTCTAGAGAGAGAAACCTCAAATAATGTCAAATTCCGCTAATATTCTCGTGATTTGCGCTGCAATCCTCACCATTCACATGTTCATACTCTCATTTCAAGCCGTTGATGCCGCTGGGGACCACTCTCTCTCCTGGATTCCGACCACCACCGCCGTCACCGGCTGCCGTGGATCTATGGCCGAATGTCTAGCTGAAGGTGGAGATCTGAACATAAACGATGATGATGACGTCGATGAGTTCGCAATGGACAGTGAAACTAACAGGCGCATTTTAGCATCTAACAGGCGTTACATCAGTTACGGTGCGCTTAGTAGAAACAATGTTCCGTGCTCGAGACGTGGCGCGTCCTACTACAACTGCCGACGTGGCGGTCAAGCTAACCCTTACTCACGTGGTTGTAGCTCCATCACTCGTTGCCGCCGTTGAACGGTGTCGTTTTTGTTTTTCGTGTTATTTTactattattttatttattgtcattgttattattatgtgaACTAAATTTAGGATTGATGATGATGGAAATGGAAATTATATACTCCGTTCTTTTTTCCATACATATATactctattttaataataatatttgtgtgtAATTTTAAAATCGTATACGAATACTAATTTTGAATTTTGTGTTTATTTatctaatatttaatttaatttcttGTGAGCTGTATATTGTGCTTTACTAGGTGTACATTGTTCGGTGATTGTGATTTTAGCCATATTTTTTTGTTAGCCATATTTTGCAATCAACGTGACAATTTAATGTCGTGGTGTATTTTTATTTTGTGTATAGTAATTAGGGCATATATTGATTTGCAGGGTCTGAAACCCCCAAATCGGGGGTATGCAATTTTTGATTTGTGATTTTGATTCAATGATTGGGGGGATTCAAACAGGTTACCTTTGTGCCAGACTGTTTTTACTTTTGGTTTTTACTCTGATTAGGGATGTAAAAGATGTCACAGGTTAAAGTTAATCAAATGTGAAGTCATGTCAAAGATGATCCAGTATACATACAATATAATATGGGTATTGTGTATTACAACAACACAACGAAATGATTGAAATGGGCCAAACAAATTTACTTTTCAAAAATCAGAGAGACGGTTCTCTCCACGGAACCAAACCAAAAATCATTTAACCAAACCAAAATTATTTGGTACGGTCATCAGTATGTCTTTttgctttgaaaaaaaaaaaaaaaaaaaaaccgaaaatcaTTTAACCAAACCAAAATTATTTGGTACGGTCATCACTATGTCTTTttgctttgaaaaaaaaaaaaaaaaaaaaagggatcaCATACATTCTCACCACCTGTTAAGAATGTACGGAGTATATACATTTATCTGTCTCAAAACTTGAACCTCCAAACTTATTTTTAAAAGGGTAGTGATATATAGACAgccaatttttacaaatacacaaccaaacatgttttacagtgttgtactgtacaacactgtaaagcatgtttagttgtgtatttgtaaaaattggttgtgtatataTCATCACCCTTTTTAAAAAGGCACCAAAGTACCTATAGACTAGTAATTACTCCTAAGTAGTAACCGTTATATTGAAAAGGCACCAAAATCCCGCTAGTAACCATTTGATTAGATAAATAATTTTTAAACATAAACATATTTGTGTAGTTTTTGGGTCGTCGTAGCTTTTTTATGGCACGTTCACCTTCTCTGAAAGTGACAGTCTAACAGACCGATTATTTTACAAAAATGTCTGCTGTTTTGATCGTGGGAGTTCACATTTATATAGTACtccgttattttttttttatctagcTGTTAAAAGTGTATAGCTGTTTGATATTTACTGAATTTATTATCACACCTATGAAGGGTTTCTACGGAGTACTTTTCTTCACAAGACTTAAATTAAGGACTTATACTTAAGGACTTAAAAATAAGGATGTAAAGTTTCTGTTATACCCCTGTTGCTGCTTTTAGGATCCGATTCTGTTTGTTGATATTTTGGGTTGTATTTGGCCCTGTTGTTGTTTTGCTTTGAGTTGGATGTGGTCCTATCCTTTGAGTTGTTTTGGAAACTTGTTATTGCTTGATTAATCGTGTATCTCTTTtgcaagaaaaaataaataaataaataaataaataaataaataaataaacaaaattatttttttaaaaaccttCCATTTTTAAAAGAATAGATGACTAGAACAATGAAGATGATGACTATGAATCGAATTTATACGATAACATATGACATCATTTAGTATTAGTGGGTAGACAGTATCATTACAACCTACACTCTTTAAATTCAAATACCAATAGCATTAAAATTGTCTTTTAAGACAACTAACTAAAGCCACTAAATTCGAAACCTACTCACTTCCACTTCTTCATGTTACTTAGTACAGTACATGTTAACATACTTTATATTAATGGATCGTTCTCGATTAACGCGCTTACGAAACTTTTGACGAAAGCCTCGCTGAATTCTGGACCCTTTCCTGCTCGCACCTTACGCAACCACCTCGCTCCATTAAAGGTAGAGCTCTTTGTATGGCGGGCTAGACAACTTCGtcttccaactaggattgaacttgATAAGCGGGGCATGGACCTAGGAACGGTTCGATGCCCACTTTGTGATAATGATCTCGAGTCGGTGGAACACTCGCTTTTTCGGTGCAGGGTTGCTTTTGAAACTTGGGTTAAGATTTACAACTGGTGGAATATTGGCCCGCTACCTTCTCTCACCATGACCGATGCTTTCCTTGGTCATGGCATTTCGTTTTGCTCATCTGTGGGCAGGCAAATGTGGCAAGCAGTCGAATGGATTACGAGATATTTGATTTGGAAAAATAGAAATGTTTGCACCTTCACTAAGTCAAAACCTACTTGTGATCTTGTTTTCAAGGAAATACAGTTGAAGACTTTTGAATGGATCTCTAATAGAAATAAAAAGTCATCGCTTCAATGGGACCTTTGGATCTCTAATCCTCGAGCTTTCGATTCTAATGCCAAAGCATCTAGGAGGACTGGTATCGGCTAATAGATATTCCACCTGTAGGTTTTTTGCCTCACTCCCGGAGTAGTCGTTTTGGACGAGGAGAAATTGGGTTTGTCCGGCGTGCTTTGTCGTTGAATTGCCAACACTGTGCTTCGGGCCATCCCAGCTTGTCTTCTCAAGTTAAATCCTCCCTTAACGATAATGAACGGACTACAGCGTTTTCCTACGTGTTTTGGTGGGATTAACTCTGCTAAAGTTCTTTACTCTCGTTTTGGTTCTCGTTTTTGGTTTTTTCTGGGTGTATATTTCTCGTTTTGTTGATT
This genomic window from Rutidosis leptorrhynchoides isolate AG116_Rl617_1_P2 chromosome 2, CSIRO_AGI_Rlap_v1, whole genome shotgun sequence contains:
- the LOC139891385 gene encoding protein RALF-like 33; amino-acid sequence: MSNSANILVICAAILTIHMFILSFQAVDAAGDHSLSWIPTTTAVTGCRGSMAECLAEGGDLNINDDDDVDEFAMDSETNRRILASNRRYISYGALSRNNVPCSRRGASYYNCRRGGQANPYSRGCSSITRCRR
- the LOC139888263 gene encoding uncharacterized protein, with translation MLLSTVHVNILYINGSFSINALTKLLTKASLNSGPFPARTLRNHLAPLKVELFVWRARQLRLPTRIELDKRGMDLGTVRCPLCDNDLESVEHSLFRCRVAFETWVKIYNWWNIGPLPSLTMTDAFLGHGISFCSSVGRQMWQAVEWITRYLIWKNRNVCTFTKSKPTCDLVFKEIQLKTFEWISNRNKKSSLQWDLWISNPRAFDSNAKASRRTGIG